The Rhopalosiphum maidis isolate BTI-1 chromosome 1, ASM367621v3, whole genome shotgun sequence genome has a segment encoding these proteins:
- the LOC113556896 gene encoding putative uncharacterized protein DDB_G0282133, whose amino-acid sequence MLFAFMLTSALAVSAVLGRSSGTTPTQITYMKEEQVQGQIDESAQVVAVGDRSSNLKYVMAIQSSSIWTDIKQRSLTINSPQRLDDAVAEKSPNDLSDEELAKLKQACHDGLKCVAVDQLLVLKRVRESLGDGNTSVRMAITKITQVITEYTTEYHEDVYQYEEVTQSDDPSKVYESVTNIVEDNKELCQIDVSAVETGKKNTTESPKKNEVEARPATIVNNNNTVNYNTTNNYNINDGTINSANINLVAPKGTDGVSIAVSTDDSPAVNEPENRSPNDADQRSTYRTAADSSSPTGNESSVAGSPENGAAHERVRRNVAQDDRQENASANDSRPPTQLMITDAPHDDNAHDSAGRPKAIRARPDGARKPVTDNTASVSNGSNVDGGNSGRDTDRTAGDDVSGNTATIVNSSGGGSGDNDSDADIVSAGSGNREDIKKGLVEDGYFNNGNMKVKNFDRSNRNKGTIKNSSADQGIIGIGTINNGPVNYGTSNSYNNQGTVADIGNLDIQEYATSIDKMYSAILSKLANRD is encoded by the coding sequence ATGTTGTTCGCGTTCATGTTGACGTCGGCATTGGCCGTGTCGGCGGTGCTCGGCCGTTCGTCCGGCACGACACCGACGCAGATCACGTACATGAAAGAAGAACAAGTCCAAGGCCAGATCGACGAGTCAGCACAGGTCGTGGCCGTCGGCGACCGATCGTCGAACCTTAAATACGTGATGGCCATCCAGAGCTCGAGCATTTGGACGGACATCAAGCAACGGTCGTTGACGATCAACTCGCCACAGCGGTTGGACGACGCGGTGGCCGAAAAATCGCCGAACGACTTGTCCGACGAGGAACTGGCGAAGCTCAAACAGGCGTGCCACGACGGGCTCAAGTGCGTGGCCGTCGACCAGCTGTTGGTGCTCAAACGGGTCAGAGAATCGCTCGGCGACGGCAACACTTCGGTGCGCATGGCCATCACCAAGATCACCCAGGTGATCACCGAGTACACTACCGAGTACCACGAGGACGTTTACCAGTACGAGGAGGTCACGCAGTCCGACGACCCGTCCAAAGTGTACGAGTCGGTGACCAACATTGTGGAAGACAACAAGGAACTGTGTCAGATCGACGTCTCTGCGGTCGAAACggggaaaaaaaatacgactGAATCGCCGAAAAAAAACGAAGTCGAAGCTCGCCCGGCGACGATCGTCAATAACAACAACACCGTCAACTACAATACGACCAATAACTACAACATCAACGACGGTACCATCAACAGCGCCAACATCAACTTAGTCGCGCCCAAAGGAACCGATGGCGTTTCCATCGCGGTGTCCACTGACGACAGTCCTGCCGTAAACGAGCCCGAAAACCGTTCTCCGAACGACGCCGACCAACGGTCGACGTACCGTACGGCTGCGGACAGCAGTTCGCCGACCGGAAACGAATCGTCTGTCGCCGGATCACCGGAAAACGGCGCCGCGCACGAACGCGTCCGACGAAACGTCGCGCAGGACGATCGCCAGGAGAACGCGTCGGCGAACGACAGTCGTCCGCCCACCCAGCTCATGATCACCGACGCGCCGCACGACGACAACGCCCACGACAGCGCCGGCAGACCAAAAGCTATCCGCGCGCGTCCCGACGGTGCCCGCAAGCCCGTCACCGACAACACCGCATCGGTTTCGAACGGTTCGAACGTCGACGGCGGAAACAGTGGTCGCGACACCGACCGCACCGCCGGCGATGACGTGAGTGGAAACACCGCGACGATTGTAAACAGCTCGGGCGGTGGCTCCGGCGATAACGACTCTGACGCGGACATCGTGAGCGCGGGCTCCGGCAACAGAGAAGACATCAAGAAAGGTTTGGTCGAGGACGGTTATTTCAACAACGGTAACATGAAAGTCAAGAACTTCGACCGGAGTAACCGCAACAAGGGTACCATCAAGAACAGTTCCGCCGATCAAGGTATCATCGGCATCGGGACCATCAACAACGGACCGGTCAACTACGGCACGTCCAACTCGTACAACAACCAAGGAACCGTCGCGGACATAGGCAATCTCGACATCCAGGAGTATGCGACTTCCATCGATAAAATGTACTCGGCGATATTAAGCAAACTCGCTAATAGAGATTAG